The Haloplanus sp. CK5-1 genome segment CCCGCCGGTCCTCGAGGACCGTCCCGATGGGGTGTATCACCCGACGCACGTCGAGGGGATGGACGTGGTCGACACGGCTACCGGCGGCGACTACGCCGTCGGCCTGTTCTACAGCTACCCCCACCGGTTCTGGAACGTCAACGGCGACGACGTCTCGATCACGGAGATCGACCGCGACGACGCCGTCCACCTGATGGCCAGCGTCTGGGATCGCGAGACCGAGACGGTCCTGCCCGACACCGGCCTGTCGGCCGAGATCTACCGCGACGGCTCGCTCGTCTCCCAAGAGGCGATCTACCCCATGCTCTCACAGCCGATGGGCTTTCACTACGGGGCGAACTTCGGGCTCGACGGCGACGGGACCTACGACGTGCGGTTGAGCGTCGGCGCGATGGCGACCCGTCGGACGGGCGCGTTCGAGGGCCGGTTCACCGATCCGGCGACCGTCGAGGTCCCCTTCGAGTACAGCGAGAGCGCGAAAGCCGAGATCGACTTCCGGCAACTCGACGACGCCGGGGCTCCCGGCGCGGTCGACCCGATGTCGATGGGATCGATCCCGACGGCCGTCGCTCCCGCCGAATCGGGCCTGCCGGGGACGGTCCTCGGGGCGGGAACCAGCGACGACGCGCGCCTCGTCGTCACCGCCCTCGACGACCCGCCGGCGGGCGTCGACGGGACGGGAACCTACCTCGCCGTCTCGGCGCGGACCCGTTACAACCGGATGGTGATCCCGGCGATGGCGCTGTCGGCGACGCTCGACCGCGACGGGGAGACGGTCGTCGAGGCCGACCTCGAACGGACCCTCGACCCCGAGTTGGGCTACCACTACGGGGCGGCCGTCGAGCGCGTGACCTCGGGCGACGAACTCACGCTCTCGGTCACCGTCCAGCCCCAGACCGCTCGCCACGAAGGGTACGAGACGGCCTTCGGCGGCCTACTCGGTGGGATGTCGGACGTGACGATCCGCGTGTGAACGACAAAGGATTTAGCCGTCGATACCGTTCGTCCGCCCATGGTCGGCCCACTCACCGACGCACTCGCTTGGGCCGTCGTCGGCCTCTTCCTCACCGGCGCGCTCCTCAGGCGGTCGGATCGCGCCGGTGCGCGAGGGGCCACCGTCGGCGCGTGGGTCGCCTTCGCCCTCTTCTGGGCCGCGCTGGTCCCCCACTTCGCGTTCGAGCAGAAGAGCTTCGTCGAGGGCTTTCTCTCCCTCGCCGCCGTCCCGGCGTCGCTGTACGTCGGCTGGCTCCTCCACTCGGGCCGTGACTCGCTGTTCGTCCTCTCGACGGCCGTCGCCGTCATGGGCGTCGTCTACCTCCCCTTCGAGACGATTCCGGCGGTGACGGTCGCCGGTCTCTCGCTTCCCTCGCCGCGCTATGTCCTCATCTCCCACACGACCGCACAGACCCAGTGGGCGATGGACTTACTCGGCTACTCGCCGACGCTCGTCGAGGGGGATCAGGGGTATCTCAACACGTTCAAGTTCGTCACCGAGGGCGGGCACGTCATCCTCTTCTCCATCATCCTCGCGTGTACGGGGCTGGGGAGCATCGCCATCTTCGTCGGTCTCATCGCCGCCGTCGACGCGCCGCTCTCCCGGAAGCTCCGCGCCCTCGCCGTCGCCGTGCCCATCATCTACGTCCTCAACATCATGCGGACGACGTTCATCGCCGTGATGTTCGGCAAGCAGTACATGCAGTGGTTCGTCGACGAGGTCCTCTTCCTGTTTGGCGGGACCGATCCCTACAAGGTCTCCTTCTACCTCTCGGATCGGGTCATCAGTCAGGTGCTCGCGGTGGTCGCTTTGATCGGCATCACGTTCCTCGTGATCCGAGAGCTCCCCGAACTTCTGACGATCGTCGAGGACGTCCTCTACATCGTCACGCGGGAGGAGTACGACCTCCGCGAGGCGCTCGACCTGCCCGACGAGAGCGAACTCGGTCCCGGTGCGGACTGACCGGACCGAGTTCGGCGTCGGCCTTACCCGGCTGGCGGCCGTATCGCCGGCTCATGACGGGAGCTGACCGGTTCATGTTCTGGGCGCTGGTCGTCGTCTTCGTGGGTATCGCGCTGGGCCTGGCGCTCGCGGTCGTCGCTCCCTGATCTAGTCGTCCGGGAGCAGGTCGGCCGGCGCGCCGGCGAGCGTCCGCAGGGCGTCGGCCTCGACGTGGTGGATCTCGCCCGGAATCACCAGGAGGTGGAGCGGGTCGCCGAACGATCGGTCGGCGAGCGCGGAGAGTCGGTCCGCGACGACCACTGGGTCGGGACTCCCCGCTCGCGCCACCGCCACGGCCAGCCGATCGGGCCACTCTTCGGCCAGCAACTCCGCCGCGCGGTCGGCGGCCATGTACGTCTCGCCCGCATCCGCGCCGCGGCAGTCGTCGACCTTGATGTCGAGATAGACGAGCGTGTGGAGGCCCCGGTCGCGGTTCGACGCGACCGACTCGACGACGGACGCGGGGACGGCGTCGCCGCCGTGGGCACGGG includes the following:
- a CDS encoding iron transporter, encoding MERRDLLRAGGVMAAASMAGCSGLVETQAGNVPPVLEDRPDGVYHPTHVEGMDVVDTATGGDYAVGLFYSYPHRFWNVNGDDVSITEIDRDDAVHLMASVWDRETETVLPDTGLSAEIYRDGSLVSQEAIYPMLSQPMGFHYGANFGLDGDGTYDVRLSVGAMATRRTGAFEGRFTDPATVEVPFEYSESAKAEIDFRQLDDAGAPGAVDPMSMGSIPTAVAPAESGLPGTVLGAGTSDDARLVVTALDDPPAGVDGTGTYLAVSARTRYNRMVIPAMALSATLDRDGETVVEADLERTLDPELGYHYGAAVERVTSGDELTLSVTVQPQTARHEGYETAFGGLLGGMSDVTIRV
- the artA gene encoding archaeosortase A — encoded protein: MVGPLTDALAWAVVGLFLTGALLRRSDRAGARGATVGAWVAFALFWAALVPHFAFEQKSFVEGFLSLAAVPASLYVGWLLHSGRDSLFVLSTAVAVMGVVYLPFETIPAVTVAGLSLPSPRYVLISHTTAQTQWAMDLLGYSPTLVEGDQGYLNTFKFVTEGGHVILFSIILACTGLGSIAIFVGLIAAVDAPLSRKLRALAVAVPIIYVLNIMRTTFIAVMFGKQYMQWFVDEVLFLFGGTDPYKVSFYLSDRVISQVLAVVALIGITFLVIRELPELLTIVEDVLYIVTREEYDLREALDLPDESELGPGAD